The following nucleotide sequence is from Nitrospira sp..
TCCCTCATCAAGGGGGATGGCCTTTCCTGTTCCATCGCCGCCGCGTCGATCATCGCCAAGGTGACGCGCGACCGGCTCATGGTCGAATATCACCGCTGGTATCCCCAATATAATTTTGCCGAACACAAGGGGTATGGCACTCCGGACCACCTGCGTCGTCTTCGACGGCACGGACCCTGTCCGATCCATCGCGCGAGCTTTTCTCCCATCAGCCGACTCGAGTCCCGTTCCAGTCAACTCTTCTTCGCCACCGATGATCCACAGGCGTTCGAGGCGGCCGATGCGTGACCAGCGCCGCCTAGTCGGTGATGAGGGGGAGGGACAGGCCGAGGCCTATCTGTGCGGGCAGGGATTTCAAATTCTCGGCCGCAACGTGCGGTCCCGGTTGGGCGAATTGGATCTCGTTGCCGAGGATCGAGGCGTGGTGGTCTTCGTCGAGGTCAAGCGGCGGCGGAGTGGAGCCTTCGGCGGGGCGGCTGAGGCCGTCGACGCGCGCAAGCGTGCCAAGCTGATTCGATTAGCCGTCCAGTATTTGGCCACGCATCAGCTGCAGGATCGCGAGTGCCGGTTCGACGTGGTGTTGATTCAGGATGGGACTTCGTTGCGGCATATTGCGAATGCGTTCGACGTCGCGGGGGATGATCTGCGATGGTAGGATGAGAACCGTGCGGTCGACCGTCCGTCGTCATCCATGATTCAACTTTTTCACGTGTCCAAATACTACGATGGGCGTCCGGCACTGGCGGATGTGACCCTGGAAGTCGACAAGGGGGAATTTATTCTCCTAATGGGGCCCAGCGGCGCAGGGAAGTCCACGTTGCTGAAGCTGCTGATCGGAGCGGAGCGTGCCGATGATGGGCAGGTCTTCGTGCAGGGCCGCAATCTTTCGAAGCTCCGTTCCTCCGACATTCCCGCCTTGCGCCGGAAAGTCGGGGTCGTGTTGCAGGACTTCCGGCTGCTCCCGAAGAAGACGGTCTTTGACAATGTGTCGTTGCCGCTGTTGGTTCAGGGAGCACCGGCACAGGAAATCCGGCGCAAGGTGACGGAGGCGCTGCGCGCCGTGGGATTGGACCACAAGAAGGACCTCTTCCCTCCTGGACTGTCCACCGGAGAGCAACAGCGAATCTGTATCGCGCGCGCCATCGTGAACGGCCCGATCGTGCTGCTGGCCGACGAACCAACGGGAAATTTGGATCCGGAGTTGACGACGGAGATCATCGAACTCTTTAAGGCCATCAATGCCAGAGGCACGACCGTCATGGTGGCTACCCACGATCCGCACGTGTTGGCCCAAGTTAATCGCCGCGTCATCACGCTGGAGCGGGGCAGGATCGTCTCGCACGAGGGAGGGCGTTCGTGAGGCGTGTGTTCTATCTCCTGCGAGAAGCCGTCGCGAATATATTGACGAACCGCACGACCACCGCCGTGGCGGTGGCAACCACGGCCTTCACCTTCGCCTGCGTAGGGGTGTTTTTGCTGTTGTATGTGAACGTGCGGAGTATGGCCGCCTCCATCGAGCAGGACATCCGCGTCATGGTGTACCTGCTCAATGACGTGACCGCCCACACGACTACCGAACTTGAGCAACAATTAAAAGCCGATCGTGCCGTCGCGGCGGTGACATTCTTGTCGAAAGAGCGGGCTCTGGCGGACTTTCGGAGGCAATATCCCGCCGAGTCCCGTCTTCTCGAAACGATGGATAAGAACCCGTTGCCGGCGTCGTTTGCCGTGACGCTGGCGCCGGATTCGCGCTCGGCCGATGTCATGCGCCGCTGGGTTGAGCGCGCCCGTTCCCTTCCCGGCGTGGAGCAGGTGCAATACAATCAGGAACTGGTCGAAACGCTAGGCGGGACCGTGCGCTATATTGAAATGACAGCACTGATCGTGGGAGTCATTCTGTCCGCAGCGGCGGTGACGATCATTGCCAACACGATCAGACTCACGATTTATTCGCGTCGAGAGGAAATTCAGATTCTCAGGTTGATCGGGGCGGGTCGGGCGTTCATTCGTGTGCCGTATGTGCTCGAGGGGGCGGCGCTCGGATTTCTCGGAAGCGCCCTGTCCTTGGTGATCCTGCGGGGCGGGTTTGAGTTGTTTCTGCATGAAATCCGTACCGCACACCGATTTCCATGGGTGGACGGGTTGTTGACCTTCTTTTCCTTTGAAACGTGCCTGGTACTCCTGGTGGTCGGACTCTTTCTGGGCTGCACCGGAAGCGTGCTGTCGTTGCTGAATGTGCGGGAGGGCCGCGCTTGAAGCTGGGATGGATGGTGCTGTTGGTCGGTGTGCAGGGGTTGGCGCTGAGCGTTTCCATGTCCGTTTCGGCGGAACGCAAGGACCCCTATACCGACAAGATTGAGAAAGAAAAGAAGATGCTGGAGAAATTGCGCGGCACGATCGTCGAAAAGCGCAAGAAGTCCGATGAGGCGGAGAAAAAGCGCGAGTCTATTCTCCAGGGACTGCAATCCTTGGATGAGCGGCTGGTGCAGCACCGCCAGGAGCACCAGGAGATTCGGAAGCAACTTCGAAAGAAAGATCAGGAAATCCAGCAGATGAGTGTGCAACTCAGCCGGTTGTCCGACCGCATCGAAGAGCGGCGCGATGCGATCGCCGGCCGGTTGCGACTGCAGTACATCGAAGGGCGCTACTGGCAATTGAAGACCTTGCTGGCCGCCGGGTCCTCCGACGATTTCCAGCGGCGGCTCCGGTACCTGGCCGCGGTGTCCCAGCATGAGTATGACATCCTGGAAGCGCACCAGAGGGATGCGGAGCGAATCGCCGAGGTTGAGCGGAGCCGGGAGGAGGCTCGCCAGGGAATCTTGGCCGACAAGGCAACGACTGAGCGGAAGCTGGCCCAGATCCAAGGCCTCAAGAAGCAGAAGCGAGTCTTTCTGGCCAAAATTACCCGTGAGAAAGAGTCGCATGACCGGGCGGTCGAAGAGTTGGAGCGCTCCGCAGCCCGAGTCGATGGCCTGCTCAAGGAATTGGAGGCTCGGCGTCGGGCGATGGCGGCCAAGCCTCCGTCTGGAGCCGGAGGCCTGCACGCGTTACGAGGCACGCTCCCCTGGCCCACAGAGGGGCAGGTGGTGTCCTACTTCGGTCGGCAGAAACATCCCACCTTCAATACCTACGTCCAGCGGAAGGGGATAGAGATTCGCGCCGCGGAAGGGAGTAATATACGCTCCGTCCTGGCCGGGCAGGTTGTCTATGCAGACTGGTTGAAAGGATATGGACTCGTTATAATTGTGGATCATGCCAATGGGGTCTTCTCGCTCTACGCCCATGCGTCGAAAATTCTGGCGGTGGTGGGGGCCAAGGTTGAAGCCGGGGAACCGATCGGTGAGACGGGAGACACGGGCATGACGGGTGACAATACACTCTACTTTGAGTTGCGCGAGGGGGCCGAGCCTGTGGATCCTCTCGTGTGGCTGTCGAAACGATAGGACGAGGGAAGGAAGGAACCCACGTTATGGAACAGCGGCAGCGCCGACGATGGCTATATCTCTTGCTGATGGTGACGATGTTCCTCGGCATTGGCATCGTGCTGGAAAAAGGCTGGGAACGAACCGGCCATGCCTCAGAAACCTATGAGGAACTTCGCACCTTCTCGGAAGTCCTCACGCAAGTGCAGAAACACTATGTCGATGAGACAAAGGTCAAGGACTTGGTCCAAGGGGCCATTCGCGGGATGCTCTCCACGCTTGATCCCCATTCGGCCTACATGACTCCAGATATGTATAAGGAGATGCAGGTTGAGACAAAGGGAGAGTTCGGAGGTGTCGGGATCCAGATCGGGGTGAAGGAAAATCGTTTGGCCGTCATTGCGCCGATTGAGGGGACACCCGCCCATCGGGCCGGCATCAAGGCCGGGGATTTTATCACCAAAGTCAACGATGAGCCGACCAAAGACCTGACCTTGATGGACGCCGTACAGAAAATGCGCGGGCCGAAGGGCACGAAGGTCAATTTGACGATTCAGCGCGATGGAGTGACGGATCCGATGGCGTTTTCGCTTGTGCGGGATACCATCAAGATCGAAAGCGTGAAGTTCAAGGTCATCGACAATATCATTGGCTATGTGCGCCTCACGCAGTTCCAGGAGGCGACGGGTAGGGATCTGAGCCGAGCGCTCAAGCAATTCAAGGAACAAAAAGTCCAGGGCACAATCCTGGATCTGCGCAACAACCCCGGTGGGCTGCTGACGGCGGCGGTGGATGTGTCTGAGCAGTTCGTGGGGAATGGAAAACTCATCGTCTATACGAAGGGACGGGAGGGGAAGAAAGACGAGTGGTTCTCCAAGACGAAAGAAACGCTCGAAGATTCCCCCATGATCATTTTGGTCAATGAAGGGTCCGCCAGTGCTTCCGAAATCGTCGCGGGGGCCTTGCAGGATTGGGGGCGTGCGGTCATCGTGGGCACCACATCGTTCGGCAAGGGGTCCGTGCAGACGATCCTTCCCCTGGGTGACGGCTCGGGCTTGCGATTAACGACAGCCAAATACTATACGCCGAAGGGGCGATCCATCCAGTCGACCGGAATTACGCCGGACATCGTAGTGAAACTGCCGACGTCGACCGTGGCGAAGGCGGGGGAGAAGGAGGGAAAAGAGCCGGACGCCAAAGCCTTGAAAACTCCGCCCGGGAAGGATCCTTCCGCTCCTGCGAAGTCGGGCGACGAGGGAGCGCATAAGAATGGGGCGACGCCACCGGTTGAGGTGGGCGGAGACGTGGCTGTCGACGACGACGTGCAATTGCAGAAGGCCGTCGAGTTGTTGAAGACGTGGAAAATCTTTAAGGAGCTTCGTCCGTCCTAGCCATCGTCTCGATTGGCTGCTGTCGCTGACGGATGGCGGCCAGCAGGGCGGTTTCCGATCCGATAAACCCTGGTTGCGTCCGTAATAGATGAGAGGCGACCAGGGTTTCCAAATCCGCCAGCGTGCGGATATTGAGTCGGAAATACAGATAACTCACCAACGCATCGGTCAGCCCAGGCAACGTCGCCCAGCCGCGCACCTCATCCGGAAGGGGCGTTTTTAATTCCTCATAGGCTCGAATCGTTCCGGTATTTAAAAATTCTTCGATTTTCGCGCCCAAATCTCGACCGATTCCAGGGATGCTGTCCAATTGATGGGCGG
It contains:
- a CDS encoding YraN family protein; the protein is MRDQRRLVGDEGEGQAEAYLCGQGFQILGRNVRSRLGELDLVAEDRGVVVFVEVKRRRSGAFGGAAEAVDARKRAKLIRLAVQYLATHQLQDRECRFDVVLIQDGTSLRHIANAFDVAGDDLRW
- the ftsE gene encoding cell division ATP-binding protein FtsE; this translates as MIQLFHVSKYYDGRPALADVTLEVDKGEFILLMGPSGAGKSTLLKLLIGAERADDGQVFVQGRNLSKLRSSDIPALRRKVGVVLQDFRLLPKKTVFDNVSLPLLVQGAPAQEIRRKVTEALRAVGLDHKKDLFPPGLSTGEQQRICIARAIVNGPIVLLADEPTGNLDPELTTEIIELFKAINARGTTVMVATHDPHVLAQVNRRVITLERGRIVSHEGGRS
- a CDS encoding ABC transporter permease, yielding MRRVFYLLREAVANILTNRTTTAVAVATTAFTFACVGVFLLLYVNVRSMAASIEQDIRVMVYLLNDVTAHTTTELEQQLKADRAVAAVTFLSKERALADFRRQYPAESRLLETMDKNPLPASFAVTLAPDSRSADVMRRWVERARSLPGVEQVQYNQELVETLGGTVRYIEMTALIVGVILSAAAVTIIANTIRLTIYSRREEIQILRLIGAGRAFIRVPYVLEGAALGFLGSALSLVILRGGFELFLHEIRTAHRFPWVDGLLTFFSFETCLVLLVVGLFLGCTGSVLSLLNVREGRA
- a CDS encoding peptidoglycan DD-metalloendopeptidase family protein; this encodes MKLGWMVLLVGVQGLALSVSMSVSAERKDPYTDKIEKEKKMLEKLRGTIVEKRKKSDEAEKKRESILQGLQSLDERLVQHRQEHQEIRKQLRKKDQEIQQMSVQLSRLSDRIEERRDAIAGRLRLQYIEGRYWQLKTLLAAGSSDDFQRRLRYLAAVSQHEYDILEAHQRDAERIAEVERSREEARQGILADKATTERKLAQIQGLKKQKRVFLAKITREKESHDRAVEELERSAARVDGLLKELEARRRAMAAKPPSGAGGLHALRGTLPWPTEGQVVSYFGRQKHPTFNTYVQRKGIEIRAAEGSNIRSVLAGQVVYADWLKGYGLVIIVDHANGVFSLYAHASKILAVVGAKVEAGEPIGETGDTGMTGDNTLYFELREGAEPVDPLVWLSKR
- a CDS encoding S41 family peptidase encodes the protein MEQRQRRRWLYLLLMVTMFLGIGIVLEKGWERTGHASETYEELRTFSEVLTQVQKHYVDETKVKDLVQGAIRGMLSTLDPHSAYMTPDMYKEMQVETKGEFGGVGIQIGVKENRLAVIAPIEGTPAHRAGIKAGDFITKVNDEPTKDLTLMDAVQKMRGPKGTKVNLTIQRDGVTDPMAFSLVRDTIKIESVKFKVIDNIIGYVRLTQFQEATGRDLSRALKQFKEQKVQGTILDLRNNPGGLLTAAVDVSEQFVGNGKLIVYTKGREGKKDEWFSKTKETLEDSPMIILVNEGSASASEIVAGALQDWGRAVIVGTTSFGKGSVQTILPLGDGSGLRLTTAKYYTPKGRSIQSTGITPDIVVKLPTSTVAKAGEKEGKEPDAKALKTPPGKDPSAPAKSGDEGAHKNGATPPVEVGGDVAVDDDVQLQKAVELLKTWKIFKELRPS
- a CDS encoding histidinol-phosphatase, with protein sequence MTDHAQKIAQLFRATADLLATRRANPYRIRAYRKAADSILAVTENLADLAAAHQLDSIPGIGRDLGAKIEEFLNTGTIRAYEELKTPLPDEVRGWATLPGLTDALVSYLYFRLNIRTLADLETLVASHLLRTQPGFIGSETALLAAIRQRQQPIETMARTDEAP